A region of the Patescibacteria group bacterium genome:
AACACGTTGGGCTAAATTACGTTTAGAATCAGTATAATAAATATCTTTTAAACGATCATTGTTTTTAGATAAAATTAAGGCTCCACGAGGACCGCGTAAAGTTTTATGAGTAGTAGTTGTTACTATATCAGCATAAGGAATTGGGTCTGGATGAAGACCGGTTGCTACCAGTCCAGCAATATGAGCCATATCAACCATAAAATAAGCATTAATTTTTTGAGCAATTTTAGAGAAAGTTTTAAAATCAATTATGCGTGGATAAGCTGAAGCGCCAGCAATAATTAAACGCGGTTTTTCTTTTAAAGCTATTTTTTCAACTTGATTCATATCGATCATTTCAGTTTGAGGGTCAACGCCATAAAAAATCGTTTGGTAAAATTTACCTGAAAAATTAAACTTAGCGCCATGAGTTAAGTGACCACCAGCTGACAAGTCCATAGCTAAAATTTTATCACCTGGATTTAGTAAAGCTAAATAAGCGGCCATATTGGCTTGAGAACCGGAATGCGGTTGGACGTTGGCATGTTCAGCTTTAAATAATTCTTTAGCACGATCGATAGCTAATTGTTCGGCTTGGTCAATAAATTCATTGCCGCCATAATAACGTTTTCCCGGATAACCCTCAGCGTATTTATTAGTTAAAACCGAACTCATGGTTTGCATGACAGCTAAGGAAGTAAAATTTTCTGAAGCAATCATTTCCAAACCAGAACGTTGACGTTCAAGTTCATGCTGGATGATTTGATAAATTTTAGGGTCTTGTTTTTGAAGAAAATTATACATAGGATTGACAAAAAATATTAGATATGATTAGATATAAATGCTCTTTGAAATAAAAACGAAAATTAGGAGGCAAAAATGCCAGATTATGATATTTGTTTAGAGGACAAACAAACTTATACAAGATATTATTTAATTATTTATCGAGCGGTTAATCGTGAAACAGCGATTTCAATAGCTAAATGTAGAATAGTTAAAGAAATTGCTGGTTGCGATAATCAAAGATTAATCGTTAAAAGTTGTAAATGTTTGCGTGGTCCAAAATCACCATCAAAGAAAATTTCTAAAAAAAACAGAAAACAAAGATATTTTTTCTTTTATAGAAAGGAATAATAATGAAAAAATATATAGCTTCTTATAAAGGGATTGTTAACGGAGAAGAGATGACTGTGGAAATATCTATTGACGCTCCAAATATAAGACAAGCATGTATAGAAGCTGAAGAAAATTTAGCTACTATCAATGGGTTGATGTCACCAAAAAACGGACCATCATCATCGTTTACTCTTGTAAATGTTTGGGAAGAAAA
Encoded here:
- a CDS encoding serine hydroxymethyltransferase, with amino-acid sequence MYNFLQKQDPKIYQIIQHELERQRSGLEMIASENFTSLAVMQTMSSVLTNKYAEGYPGKRYYGGNEFIDQAEQLAIDRAKELFKAEHANVQPHSGSQANMAAYLALLNPGDKILAMDLSAGGHLTHGAKFNFSGKFYQTIFYGVDPQTEMIDMNQVEKIALKEKPRLIIAGASAYPRIIDFKTFSKIAQKINAYFMVDMAHIAGLVATGLHPDPIPYADIVTTTTHKTLRGPRGALILSKNNDRLKDIYYTDSKRNLAQRVDSGVFPGSQGGPLEHIIAAKAVAFGEALKPEFKKYQKQVVTNAKILAETLQAGGLRIVSGGTDNHLMLVDLTPVKLGGQQVEEELEKVGIYINKNMIPFDQNPPTNPSGIRIGTPALTTRGFKENDIQQVGELILKVVKNIDNQTIKDEVKKQVQELVQRFPLYEDIKM